In a genomic window of Onychostoma macrolepis isolate SWU-2019 chromosome 08, ASM1243209v1, whole genome shotgun sequence:
- the spryd4 gene encoding LOW QUALITY PROTEIN: SPRY domain-containing protein 4 (The sequence of the model RefSeq protein was modified relative to this genomic sequence to represent the inferred CDS: inserted 1 base in 1 codon), translated as MAMSSGMSLFCRLTSRSLGTLLGHGRGKTLTARRWYISASAGNNLQFKLDERTAHSSLDLFKKDTGVIYRMLGVDPTLVQDTPLRFRDWAVVLADTHIDSGRHYWEVTVKKSHEFRVGVAEVLTSRDECVGTNSSSWVFAFVQRKWFAMTTGKQVPVPLVGXPDRVGLLLDYEAGRLSLVDIQKAEVVYTIKTQFRSPICPAVALWDGELLTHSGLEIPPGL; from the exons ATGGCGATGTCCTCGGGCATGTCACTCTTTTGCCGTTTAACGAGCAGATCTTTAGGGACCCTACTCGGTCACGGCCGTGGAAAAACTCTCACAGCTCGGAGATGGTATATTAGTGCCAGTGCAGGAAACA ATTTGCAGTTTAAGCTTGATGAGCGGACAGCCCACAGCAGCCTGGACCTTTTTAAGAAGGACACAGGTGTGATCTATCGAATGCTTGGTGTGGACCCCACTCTCGTGCAGGACACCCCTCTCCGATTCCGGGACTGGGCTGTGGTTCTCGCTGACACCCACATTGACTCTGGACGGCACTATTGGGAGGTGACGGTTAAAAAGTCCCATGAATTCCGGGTGGGCGTAGCTGAGGTGTTGACATCACGTGATGAATGCGTGGGCACCAATTCCAGTTCCTGGGTGTTCGCGTTTGTCCAGAGGAAATGGTTTGCTATGACCACTGGCAAGCAGGTCCCGGTGCCTTTGGTAG AACCCGATCGGGTCGGGCTCTTGCTGGACTACGAGGCTGGACGGCTCAGTCTGGTGGATATCCAGAAAGCTGAAGTGGTGTACACGATAAAAACACAGTTCCGCTCGCCCATCTGTCCTGCGGTTGCACTCTGGGATGGGGAGTTGCTCACACACTCTGGACTGGAGATCCCACCAGGGCTTTAG
- the porcn gene encoding protein-serine O-palmitoleoyltransferase porcupine — MGALSKQQFFQELGSGCLLPTVQHGLEQVWQLLLICLVCRLLWRLGLPSFLKHLSTVAGGFYTLYLFFELHMVWVVLLSLLCYLILFLCRHSSSRGPFLSITILIYLLLGELHMMDTATWHKMRGSQMVVAMKAVSLAFDLDKGIVERFPSPVEFMGYIYFVGTVIFGPWISFSSYMDAVESRKLSVSWFLKSVFSCVKSQLCLVISNCIAPYLFPYFIPVFGDKLLRNKKRKMRGSIKRWLQAYENTLSFHFSNYFVSYLGETTTTLAGAGFTEEKDNLKWDLTIAKPLNVEFPRSMVEVVTSWNLPMSRWLNTYVFRKALKYGSFTAIILTYTASSLLHGLSFHIGAVLFTLGFITYIEHVLRKRLSGILNACVLSKRCPSDCKHRHKKEFWVYLINGTFSMLAVLHLTYLGSIFGSSTDDMDSDEDGMASHTIEKWTQLSWTSHWLTFGLWVLYRLIL, encoded by the exons ATGGGAGCTCTAAGCAAACAGCAGTTCTTCCAGGAACTGGGATCCGGTTGCTTGCTTCCGACTGTCCAGCATGGTCTGGAACAAGTATGGCAGCTGCTACTCATCTGCCTAGTGTGTAGGCTGCTGTGGAGATTGG GTCTTCCCTCTTTCTTGAAACACCTGAGTACGGTGGCAGGTGGTTTTTATACTCTTTACCTGTTCTTCGAGCTGCACATGGTTTGGGTGGTGCTTCTCAGCCTCCTCTGCTACCTCATCCTCTTCCTGTGCCGCCATTCGAGCAGCCGAGGACCCTTCCTGTCCATCACTATCCTCATCTACCTCCTTCTGGG AGAACTGCATATGATGGATACAGCAACTTGGCATAAAATGAGAG GTTCCCAGATGGTAGTGGCCATGAAGGCAGTTTCTCTTGCCTTTGATTTGGACAAAGGCATAGTGGAGAGATTTCCCTCTCCAGTGGAGTTTATGGGCTACATTTACTTTGTGGGGACGGTCATTTTTGGGCCTTGGATCAGTTTCAGTAGCTACATGGATGCAGTAGAGAGTCGAAAACTT AGTGTCTCCTGGTTTTTGAAGTCGGTCTTCAGCTGTGTGAAGAGCCAGCTCTGTCTGGTAATTTCCAACTGTATTGCACCCTATCTCTTTCCCTATTTCATCCCGGTCTTTGGAGACAAGCTGCTCCGCAA caAGAAACGAAAGATGAG GGGCTCTATTAAAAG GTGGCTACAGGCCTATGAGAACACCCTGTCCTTCCATTTCAGTAATTACTTTGTGAGTTACCTTGGTGAGACGACCACCACACTGGCAGGTGCTGGTTTCACAGAGGAGAAGGACAATCTTAAGTG GGACTTGACAATAGCAAAGCCGCTAAATGTAGAGTTTCCCAGGTCTATGGTTGAAGTGGTGACTTCCTGGAACCTGCCCATGTCCCGCTGGCTTAACacct ATGTGTTCAGGAAGGCTCTCAAATATGGGAGCTTTACAGCTATTATCTTGACATACACAGCAAGCTCCCTGCTACAT GGTTTAAGCTTCCACATTGGGGCAGTATTGTTTACATTAGGCTTCATAACATATATTGAACACG TGCTTAGGAAAAGATTGTCAggcattttaaatgcatgtgtCCTCTCCAAGAGATGCCCATCTGACTGCAAACACAGACATAAAAAG GAATTTTGGGTATATTTAATTAATGGGACTTTTAGCATGTTAGCAGTACTACATTTAACATACCTGGGCTCAATTTTTGGCTCCAGCACAGATGACATGGATTCTGATGAG GATGGCATGGCCAGCCACACCATTGAGAAATGGACACAGCTCAGCTGGACAAGCCACTGGTTGACCTTTGGCCTTTGGGTCTTGTATCGCCTTATTCTATAA
- the cpt2 gene encoding carnitine O-palmitoyltransferase 2, mitochondrial, with protein MMASLVSTQYNSTLSKFKLLRNNPALSVLTSTRRKYSSKDGAGIEYLHKSVVPTMHYQKSLPRLPVPKLEDTIRRYLAAQRPLLNDEQYSNTEKVANDFQSGVGKQLHEELAALDKNNKHTSYISAPWFDMYLSARESVVLNFNPFMSFNPDPKPEYNDQLVRATNMVCSAVRFMKTLRAGLLEPEVFHLNPAKSDTDSFKRLIRWVPPSISWFGAYMVNAYPLDMSQYFRLFNSTRIPKYKRDELLTDNKGRHLLIVRRGNLYVFDALDRDGNLIKPAEVQAHLNYILSDPTQAPSFPLGVLTSENRDTWAGLRQKLLDAGNGEALHLVDSALFCLCLDEEVMRDYIHISHNMLHGDGCNRWYDKSFSIILAKDGQAAINFEHSWGDGVAVLRFQNEVFKDTTEKPLVGPGSKPAAVDSSSAVHRLEFKLTDELKAGITKAKENFQAAVSKLTIDAMEFKKGGKEQLKKKKLSPDAISQLAFQMGFLRQYGQTVATYESCSTAAFKHGRTETIRPATIHTKRCAKAFIEQPGQHTVEQLQGLLNECSKYHGQLTKEAAMGQGFDRHLFAMRYLANSKGMALHSFYQDPAYAAINHNILSTSTLTSPAVSLGGFAPVVPDGFGVGYGVHDEWIGCNVSSYPARNVHEFLKCVHKSLEDIFTVLDGKPIN; from the exons ATGATGGCAAGTTTGGTCTCTACGCAATATAATTCAACACTGAGTAAATTCAAACTGTTAAGGAATAACCCTGCCCTGTCAGTTCTAACGAGCACTCGGCGTAAATACAGCAGTAAGGATGGAGCTGGGATCGAGTATTTACACAAAAGTGTCGTACCGACCATGCACTACCAGAAGAGTTTACCAAG ATTACCAGTCCCAAAATTGGAAGATACAATACGGAGGTATCTGGCAGCTCAAAGACCCCTGTTGAATGATGAACAGTACAG TAATACAGAGAAAGTAGCAAATGATTTCCAGAGTGGTGTAGGCAAGCAGTTACATGAAGAACTTGCAGCCttagacaaaaacaacaagcaCACCAGCTATATATCAG CTCCATGGTTTGACATGTACTTGTCTGCTCGGGAGTCTGTTGTGCTCAACTTCAACCCCTTCATGTCCTTTAACCCTGACCCCAAACCCGAGTACAACGACCAGCTTGTGCGAGCCACCAACATGGTGTGCTCTGCCGTCCGGTTCATGAAGACTCTTCGTGCTGGTCTACTCGAGCCAGAGGTGTTTCATCTAAACCCTGCCAAGAGTGACACCGATAGTTTCAAGAGGTTGATCCGATGGGTGCCCCCCTCTATCTCGTGGTTTGGAGCCTACATGGTGAACGCATATCCTCTGGATATGTCCCAATACTTCCGCCTCTTCAACTCCACACGTATACCCAAGTACAAGCGCGACGAGCTCCTCACAGACAACAAGGGCCGCCACCTGCTTATAGTAAGGCGAGGCAACCTGTATGTGTTTGATGCTCTAGATCGGGACGGCAACCTGATAAAGCCTGCCGAGGTGCAAGCTCATTTGAATTACATCCTATCTGACCCCACACAAGCTCCTTCATTCCCCTTGGGCGTTCTAACCAGTGAGAATAGAGACACCTGGGCAGGGTTAAGACAGAAACTACTGGACGCTGGAAATGGAGAAGCTCTGCATTTAGTAGACAGTGCTTTGTTCTGCCTCTGCCTGGATGAGGAGGTGATGAGAGACTATATTCACATTTCCCACAACATGCTTCATGGAGACGGCTGCAACCGCTGGTACGACAAGTCCTTCAGTATCATCTTGGCTAAAGACGGACAGGCGGCCATCAATTTTGAGCACTCTTGGGGTGACGGCGTGGCCGTTCTTCGCTTCCAGAATGAGGTTTTCAAGGACACCACAGAGAAGCCTTTGGTCGGGCCTGGATCCAAGCCTGCAGCGGTGGACTCTTCCTCTGCGGTGCACCGATTAGAGTTTAAACTCACTGATGAGTTAAAAGCTGGAATCACAAAAGCAAAAGAGAACTTCCAGGCTGCCGTATCAAAGCTCACCATCGACGCCATGGAGTTCAAGAAAGGTGGAAAGGAGCAACTTAAGAAGAAGAAGCTCAGTCCAGATGCCATCTCTCAGCTGGCTTTCCAGATGGGCTTCCTACGGCAATACGGCCAGACGGTCGCCACATACGAGTCGTGTAGCACTGCGGCCTTTAAACATGGGCGCACAGAAACCATCCGTCCTGCTACCATCCACACAAAGCGCTGTGCCAAGGCATTCATTGAGCAGCCTGGACAGCACACTGTGGAGCAGTTACAGGGGCTGTTGAATGAATGCTCCAAATACCATGGGCAGCTCACTAAAGAGGCAGCAATGG GTCAAGGATTTGATCGCCATCTCTTTGCCATGCGCTACCTGGCTAATTCAAAAGGAATGGCCCTGCACAGTTTCTACCAGGATCCAGCATATGCTGCCATAAACCACAACATTCTCTCCACCAGTACTCTTACCAGCCCCGCGGTCAGTCTGGGCGGATTTGCTCCTGTGGTGCCTGATGGTTTCGGAGTGGGCTATGGTGTCCATGATGAATGGATCGGGTGCAATGTGTCCAGCTACCCTGCCAGAAATGTTCATGAGTTCCTTAAGTGTGTTCACAAGTCCTTGGaagatatttttacagtacTTGATGGAAAACCCATTAATTGA
- the magoh gene encoding protein mago nashi homolog, translating to MSTSDFYLRYYVGHKGKFGHEFLEFEFRPDGKLRYANNSNYKNDVMIRKEAYVHKSVMEELKRIIDDSEITKEDDALWPPPDRVGRQELEIVIGDEHISFTTSKIGSLIDVNQSKDPEGLRVFYYLVQDLKCLVFSLIGLHFKIKPI from the exons ATGTCCACGAGTGACTTTTATTTGAGGTACTATGTGGGCCACAAAGGTAAATTCGGCCACGAATTTCTGGAATTTGAATTCAGACCCGACG GCAAACTGAGATATGCAAACAACAGCAACTACAAGAACGACGTCATGATCCGAAAAGAG GCTTATGTTCATAAAAGCGTGATGGAAGAGTTGAAGAGAATCATTGATGACAGCGAGATCACAAAAGAAGACGATGCCTTGTGGCCTCCTCCAGACAGAGTCGGGCGACAG GAACTGGAGATCGTCATCGGTGATGAGCACATTTCATTCACAACTTCCAAAATTGGATCTTTAATTGATGTCAACCAGTCCAA GGATCCAGAAGGACTCAGAGTTTTCTACTACCTGGTCCAGGATCTCAAATGCCTTGTATTCAGTCTCATCGGCCTCCACTTCAAAATCAAGCCCATCTAA